Genomic segment of Oncorhynchus tshawytscha isolate Ot180627B linkage group LG13, Otsh_v2.0, whole genome shotgun sequence:
cttgttttgagatcaaagtgaggcacatttgttcatattgtTCATTACTGAATGAGTTATTGGCCCAGTTATAGCTAATTTCTAGTCAACAATGGGGGGAGCAGTTGCTTCCTACTAGAGCACAAAATACATTTCaagccatctttgaaaagtgaGTCGGGTAAAGAGTTGTTTTAAACCTGTTGTGGCTAGGGGTTCCGCTGGCGGAACGTTTCGACAACacccagtgaaattgcagagcgcgaaattcaaaaaaaCGTATTCGAAATATTTAACTTCAATTCAATTTCACATAGAAAaccaattgaaaacaatcacatcaacaacaacaaaaattcctggatggtttgtcctcggggtttcgcctgccaaataagttctgttatactcacagacataatttgaaaacattttagagtgttttctatccaaatctaccaattatatgcatatcctagcttctgggcctgagtagcaggcagtttactttggtcacgcttttcatccggatgtgaaaataccgcCCCTGAGCCAAGAAGGGgtattaaaggggcagtgttgtattttgagactgtCTTGGTATGgggaaaaataatacattttattttgtaaagtggtttcttgtatcaaacacaacattttcagtcaccccattgtctgaaggacaagtgggtAGCAGggtaatgtcaagccctgcatgtttttttctcttcaaaaatctcatggaatgtaggcattgatcaccacacattggctgctactgtaggctgaatgatagaacttctatttccatgttaaaatgttatgcagggatgcaaactagtcacctttCGTCGAAATTTGCCATTTTGTATCCAAAATAGGTGACCTACGTGATTTGTGTAGATCCGATGAGAAAAGTGTAGGCGGAGAGGTCACTTTAGGTCACTACTGGCTGTGAGCGAACAAGTGATGCACGTTTGGAGCAATACTgtctgtatccaaggctcagccaatcgttCATATAACATCAGAATGCAGCAAGCGACTGAAGAGACAACCaatttgctagttacagcatcagggTGTGCTCTGGAAAGACTGCAGGGAGTGGAAAAGCAGTTTTCCAGTTATAGCAGCGCGTCCCCTGAACGATAACGAAGAggtaggtgagaagcctgaccacggagacgggggtgagaaggtgatgaagTGTACTTCATGAGGTGTAACCGAAAAATGGTaatttggaaagtttgaggtgagggagaaaggaTGGTGGAACAAGTATTGTTAGCATTGTTAAGTATCTTACTATCTGGATCGTATTCTCCattagctagccagagaaatgttgagcaacattagccaacttaacttatcaaataattgagtttatggtgtgaaaaCTAGCTGGCTAATAAAATCAGACAACATCAGATGAGCCAACgttagtaacctaaccaattcgctATAGTATTAATTGGTATACGACTCCTTGCCGTTCCTCAAATTATAACGtgttagttgcttactggaccctggcgatctgtgtgaaatgttaactagcttaACGAAAGAACGACTATCTGTGAACTGTTTTCACTCTACAttatgtggttaattttcagaatgagagaattaggtgaaaatgaggtgttgcttgttaaacaagtggattcagggatcaagtgtagctggagccgggcctggcttaagctggatgccactatagaggtgaaagAAACACACTTTCCCTCTTTCAATACAGTGGATAAAAAGGGGTGTGCCAGGTGtactctctgcctgaaagagatcaattatgccaacaaaggGTCTCATGttctgctggcacattgtagaacagttGTCCGCAATGTAATAACGTGCAGTGTAGCCCAAATATATggcttttgttgtgttgaacttgacagtaacacttgtgtgtgggggagggggaattattacattttttactctgtgaatgttatttttgcacacatgtagccttgtgcacttgatcgaTGTCTACTATAGTGGGCCACTATAATAGGGCAAAAATAcaatgcctgtttgtttcattctatttctactttttAAGATGTTTTCTCAAGTGCgatatttagatgtgtgtggtcacaagcattctattataaaggctgtcatggctaactgcaatattagtgtatgGTTTTTTCTCAAGACTCGAGTGTCATTTGCAGTTAAttctaggcaacaaataacattggattgcttgctttacattttttagctgtgagttaggttcacattaaccactttttattttacacacagagactggtCATGTAGATCATgttctttgttgtttaattagttaaaatctgcatttccccctagcagGGATTTTGTTTGGCATGTTTCAGTGCAAATAAAAAAAGTCACCAACTTGGGCCCTCGCCAGTTTGCATCCCTGGTTATGGGATGtgtttttctccattgtttttgatggtaggccactctggtaggcctacattatgatcaaatagccactgtagcctacttggccactgtttaaactgtaacttaaagctctcctgaagttgcacagaattttcataGCTTTCAAGTttgtgctcagcagacctgaaatttgcccAGTGGTGATTTATTTTGTTGTCGTTGAGGGAACATTGGTCATCATGTATCTTATTTGTCCAACACGACTATCACATGCGCACAGCATACAGAGCCTATTTTGAGTGGGATTTCTCCTGCAGCTCCTCAGCTGGTTGCTGCTGGAGTAATACATGTGCTTTCATTGcacaacaattctaaatgcaatcgagGGTTAGAAACTTGGTGCCCGCTTAAAAagagctactatttttatttcttaACTGGTAATTGAAGCACACCTCCCATTCCGGTGCAGGCAACAGGCTGTCAGCAAGTCACCCACTACTTTACAATGAGCTGAATgccgtatgcattttgaaaacatgcttaattgtttgaaacctgaatgttttatttcatattatGAGGCCTTGCCTTGCttcaatgtagcctataggcaAAATCCGACCACTTGCGTTTCAAGTTATCTGACCAtttctgatgttctgtggtgCCAGTGATTTTCATATGCGCGTTtctgtggaacagtttcatttcaataccgattttgtttctcaaaatcattgtcacatGGTTAATCATAAAAAGCTGAATTAAAATGAAAAATTGAAAAGTCAACTAATGCGAGGTCACCAGCTTCTGCCATACGGACACATTGAAACACTGTGATCCATTGGTGGCTAAAGAAATGAGCGCATGGAACTCATAGCCTATATGCAGGCAaatgcagcagtaggcctatagcaTCCATTGCTCTTTCACACCGAGGATTGGTGCTTATCGAGGGGGAGATTGTTAGTGAGCCGTTTGAAAATCTTTCCATGTTGAATTTGGTCTGTGGGTCGTTTTATTTGACCCCTCCCCCccagttttctgagcaaaaaaaacaacaacattgtttagctccaagtgatttttatTTGGAAAATCTTTTCCCAAGTATTTCCACGCATAAtggacaaatgtaagcaaggtttgaaataatgttttttgtcaaatatatctgtttgggtttcttgcggtcaatttgcagtcgtcaaatgatttgtaattatgttccggcgcCCCGACCAATCTGCTCAAGAAGAAATCAGgctgcggctgaatctagttgatgatctgaTCTTTAAGATATTATAATTCGCAATtgcatgatttaaaaaaaacatacaaaattcTACATTACCGCGCAGCAGTCCAGGTACTTCTATGCGCGCTCCCTcgacatcaggacagagaaaccagacacatgctcacatgaagcactccaaacaaaagacaatggaaGAAATAGACAAATCTCCTAAATTGTGTCTATGAAATAAACCAAGACTTCTTTCTCACAAGtggttgtgaactctgcaaacaacCGTTTCCCCTCCGAGATGGAGAACGGTAAATGACTAATACATGAATTAACAGAAATGAATGTAACCAAATGACAGGGATTAACGTTACATGTAGTATTGGTGGCATGAAATTAggattttaaaaataatttaagaATCAAAGGGCAAAAATAATTCACACAATGAAACGATGAATGTTCAAGAATTGGCGGGAGACAGCTCAGACATTCTGGAGAGATCTTCAACACACCCCTCCCcttgtctcaacattttaaattatactTGAGACATTATCTTCACATATTTTAGACAGGAGTAACTATATATAATATTCCTATTGGACCCACCGCTatgccatttctctcctgttctattggttttcatatcaactttctttcgATGTCCCGAAGCCAAAGTCACAATCCTAGTCATGTTAGCAACCCATTCATCTTTAGGTTCCCTCTCTTTCTAAGTTTCTAACAGAGATTTTCATCTGTCATACATGGAACTGCTATAAGGTACACTGTTTTAGAATGGAAttttcccaggtgttctgttttagAATGGCAttttcccaggtgttctgttttagaatggcgttttcccaggtgttctgttttagaatggcgttttcccaggtgttctgttttagaatggcgttttcccaggtgttctgttttagaatggtgttttcccaggtgttctgttttagaatggcgttttcccaggtgttctgttttagaatggcgttttcccaggtgttctgttttagaatggcgttttcccaggtgttctgttttagAATGGCAttttcccaggtgttctgttttagAATGGCAttttcccaggtgttctgttttagAATGGCAttttcccaggtgttctgttttagAATGGCAttttcccaggtgttctgttttagAATGGCAttttcccaggtgttctgttttagAATGGCAttttcccaggtgttctgttttagAATGGCAttttcccaggtgttctgttttagAATGGCAttttcccaggtgttctgttttagAATGGCAttttcccaggtgttctgttttagaatggcgttttcccaggtgttctgttttagAATGGCGTTTTCCCATGTGTTCTGTTTTAGAATGGCGTTTTCCCATGTGTTCTGTTTTAGAATGGCGTTTTCCCATGAATTGCATTTTTATTGGCTGCTTCATTCATTTCTGTAAAGATGCATtaccataatgtaaatgtgattttggaGCATACCGTGGGTGGACGACCTCATGGATTCTGCACCCAATACATATGGGTCCAGTAAATGTCTCAAATGGCCGGTAAATTAAAATCTTCACGGTCACGTTGTCCGGCACCACACTTTCCTAACGGAGACCCTGCAGCATACATCAGTTCGGTTTGCTTCTAGCAGAACTCAGCTAGACGAAACAAATGTATGTGCTCGCATAGCCTACTCCTTAAAGACCTTAGCttgcaaattttgaaaaaagctCAGTTTGTCACTTTTGAGCCACCGTAGCAACAACATACCCAGTAACACTTCCTCAAAATGGGCAGAATTAATCAAgaaatctgtaaaaaaaaaatatataataatatatatattttgccaaTGAGAGCTTAGtcgtgcaattttacatctaagatgTTCGGTGCAGTATTTCTGAAGTGAAAAAATTGCATGAAATCTAGTCGTCTCTCATTGAATGgcaacaaacacttaattgaagaattCCGTCCATAGTTCCCACTCCTGGGAGTAGTACAATCACAGACGAAGGGGTGTAGACTTTGGCTGCCGAACTTCTTAAATTTTTTTGGTGTGTATGAACAGCAGGAAAAAATCTGCCGTAGACCAaaatgaaaatacatttcacaaaaATGTTTGACTGGGAAGCTAAGCTCAAGACTGTgctactcccctcctcccacctTTTTAAAATGACATTGGTAGCCTCCCAGTTACCATAGTGTAAACAGCTATTGTGTCTAGTTGCCTGGGGAACACAATGCATTCATTCTGTTGCTAggttaaatgttgttttttatttcacctataTATTGGCTGGAGGCCATGTTTTTCCCGGTTTATTGATTCAGGAGCTGAAATCCAATTGGCTCAGAGTAGGCCCAGTCAAATTTCCtgcaaaataaaaatgtttccaGAGTAACCGCCCACATGGTGACCATTTGGAATGAGATGCTGAGGCTCTAAGATAGGATGTGATGACAAAAACACCCTGGTTTCATATCGCTCAACCTATAGTTGATATTATCTGGAGTCTGGACTCAAAGTAGGTCATAGGAGTCATTATGCCTTTAGCCATGTCAATGCAGCCAGTGAAGTGCATCGTGGGAGTTTGGCGGCTTCGCCACACTGGTCCATCCATGTTAAAGTGTGTGTGcgcttctctctcactgtccgcAGGTCCTGAGGAGAGAGCCTTTGCTTCCACCTGAAGATGTCTGGCCCGGTCACCAGCCGATCCCGGGTTTACCCCGATGTGAACACACAGAGACCCCGGGAGTACTGGGACTACGAGTCACACGTTGTGGAGTGGGGGTGAGCTGAGCTAGTCGTCAAGCCATCTGATTGGTCGGTGGCGGCAGCACCACACCCTTACCCCATTCGGTGTTGGACACAGCAGCAGGACCAAAAAAATACcttgatttttttggggggtggggggtttccACAAAATGTAATGCATAGAATGGTCCTTTGGATGAAGGGTTGTTGACATATATTTGTCATGTGTATATAAAAGCATAATTGACCATCATTTGTGAGGAATCACCACAACAGAGACTTATCAGGGTCAAGTTCAGCAGAGCGGGGCTGAACTGTGTGGAATTggaatgttcagatagaaatatatgAAGTAGAACAAACAATCTCTGAAATGTAGAACAAGGTGTCATGTGGGCTTTATTCgtgacatttctatctgcaacattccACAACGTTTGCCTACTGAACATGGCCCTGGTGCATTGCAGGTCTAATCTAAAATGTGGAATGTGCCAGCTTTATCATCAGGTATCAGTGTTAACTATCGGTTGGGGGAATCAGGGCTCATCTGTGTTAACATCGTTGCGAATATTACTCATTGTTATATTTGTCTTGTCTGTCCCTCAGGAATCAAGATGACTACCAGCTGGTGCGAAAGCTCGGCCGGGGCAAATACAGCGAAGTGTTTGAAGCTATCAACATCACAAACAACGAGAAAGTAGTCGTCAAAATACTCAAGGTACTGGCGCAGGACTTCACCCTATTGAGACCCAGTGTGTTTCTTTCAAATATATGTTTTGAATGTTTTTTTGACCCTTTATTAACCCCTCTAGGGTACGAGGGACGGTAGCTTCCCAcctgtcaacagccagtgaaactgcagggcgccaaattagtaacaacagaaatcccacaattaaaattcctcaaacatgcatgtattttacaccattttaaagatgcacttgttgtaaatccagccacagtgtccgatttcaaaaaggatttacgacgaaagcaaaccaaacgattatgttaggtcagagccaagtcacagaaaaacacagccatttttctagccaaagagaggagtcacaaaaatcagaaatatagatcaaatgaatcactgacctttgatgatcttcatcagatgacactcataggacttcatggtacacaatacatgtatctgagtttacattggcgcgttatgttcagtagttccaaaacatccggtgattttgcagagcgccacatcaattcacagaaatagtcataataaacattgataagcgatacaagtgttattcacagaattaaagatatacttctccttaatgcaactgccgtgtcagatttttaaaaaactgttcggaaaaagcaaaccatgcaataatctgagtatggtGCCCAGATGAAAAAATCTAGCCAAATTGATATCCGCaatgttggagtcaacattagtcagaaatagcattataaatattcacttacctttgatgatcttcatcagaatgcactcccaggaatcccagttccacaatacattttggatttgttccataaagtccatttatgtccaaataactcCTTTTGGTTCGCATGTTCAGTACACAATCTAAACTCACGACGCGCAGGCAGGTCCAGgcaaaagttcagacgaaaagttccgttacagtccgtagaaacatgtcaaacgatgtatagaatcaatgtttaggatgtttttaacatagatcttcaataatattccaaccggagcattcctATGTCTTCAGAAAAGCAGTGGAACGAGAGCTACATCTCACGTGAACGAGTGTCACGAGCCTGTGGCAGatcactgactcaaagagcccttagaagcctctcctttacagtagaagcctcaaacaagctTCTAAAGAcgattgacatctagtggaagccttaggaagtgcaacaggaccaatatcccactgtatcttcaataccttcaaaaactacaaacctcagatttcccacttcctggttggatttttttctcaggttttcgcctgccatatgagttctgttatactcacagacatcattcaaacagttttagaaacttcagagtgttttctatccaaatctactaattatatgtaTATTCTAAGTATATGCATATTCATAGTTTAAtatgggcacgcttttcatccaaaattcccaatgctgccccctaccctaaagAAGCtaaagacagagggggagatgggcTTGTGGGAGTAACAGTGGGAAGGCTGGAGTCAGGGGTGGAGCGTGTCTCTGCAGGggagagacatacatacatacatactaccTCTAGACCACAGGCTCTGCAACTCAGACCCAAAGTTATTGAAGCTGTGGATGGGCTTCACTAAGAGATTGGCAGCTAGTCTTTTGCCTGTTATTTGGCCAATGACTGATGATTATGTATGGGCCATATAGCAGGGTTCCCCAATATGCGGCCTATTTTAATTGTTAATTGACAGAAGCTCTGTCAAACATTCTCTTTGCCCAATCTCTCGGTCTGTTCTTCTCTCGTGCTCAACAGCCAGTAAAAAAGAAGAAAATCAAGCGAGAAATCAAGATTCTAGAAAACCTGCGAGGCGGCCCCAACATCATCTCACTTCTAGACATCGTCAAGGATCCAGTGGTCAGTTTCATCAACCTACCAATAATACATGCCATCATGCTGCTCGGTACATATCATATGACATTTTGGCTACCACTCTCGCTGAAAATCCAGCTGAATCTGGTATGAATCTGCTATTAAATGGTAGTTTATACTGATCATATTTGGTCTGTTTTTCAAAAGAAAttgtatagtttttttttattgtatttttttattgcaGTCTCGGACTCCAGCTCTGGTCTTTGAACACGTCAACAACACAGACTTCAAGGTAAGAAGAATCACAGTTAATTTTTATCCAGTCAAAATGGAAGCCGAAGCTTTGACCACATGCCTCTATTACTTCCCTCATGGTAGCATTctgctgaaatgtcttcagtttTTCTTCTCTTTTTGCAGCAATTGTATCAAACGCTATCCGACTACGACATACGGTTCTACATGTATGAGATCTTGAAGGTAAGACCCCATTATTGTAACctataactggttgtgcctcccaaatggcaccctgttttcTATATAGTGAGCTATAATGGAATATGGTGCAATTAGGGACACCGTCTGGGTGATTGAGACTGGAGCTTCTCCAATCCCCCCTGATTAAAATAGTTATGTTGTTCAGGACTTCCGCTTTAAGTCGCAGCACTATAGAGTTGGGTGATTTATTAGGATAGTATCGGATACGGAAGATGATTGACGGCAATTGTCGATGGTGACGTCATCGTGATGTGACAGACGATGTTTAGCCATTTACAGAATGCAAGAGAACGATGTAAACGGAGCTAAGAATTTTTATTTTATAGCTGAATTTTGGCTAAAGCCTAATCCCGCCCCGCCCCACTCCGGCTGTTGCTGAGGGCCTCTCACTCTTCACCGTGGAGATCAGGACAGGCGAGAGAGAGGCGCCTCATATGGAGGAGACGTGTTAAAGACGAGGATTTATCTGAGTGGACAGGCCTGACACGTCGCacctctccagccccagctcagcacaaccccatctccagccccagctcagcacaaccccatctccagccccagctcagcacaaccccatctccagccccagctccagccccagctcagcacaaccccatctccagccccagctcagcacaaccccatctccagccccagctcagcacaaccccatctccagccccagctcagcacaacccatctccagccccagctcagcacaacccatctccagcccccagccccagctcagcacaacccatctccagccccagctcAGCGCAACCCATCTCCAACCCAACTCCAGCCCCAGCTCAGCACaacccatctccagccccagctcAGCACAATccatctccagccccagctcAGCACAATccatctccagccccagctcagcacaacccatctccagccccatcacAATCCATCCCAGCCCCCAGCACAACCCCAGCCCCAGCGCaacccatctccagccccagctcagcacaacccatctccagccccagctcAGCACAACCCATCTCCAGCCCAAGCTCAGCACAACCCATCTCCAGCCCAAGCTCAGCACaacccatctccagccccagctcagcacaacccatctccagccccagctcAGCACAACCCATCTCCAGCCCAAGCTCAGCACAACCCATCTCCAGCCCAAGCTCAGCACaacccatctccagccccagctcAGCCAGGAGTATTTATACCACAGCTGCTCCTCACGTGGCTGCTTTTCAACTGGCTACAGGAAAACCACTATGCCTGAGCCAAGTGTTTTCCATTATGTTTTGGACACTAGGACTTAATGCAGCCATAAAGATGACTCGCAAGGTCTTTCTCCACACTTAATTGGCTGGAATACGTTAGAGAAACCTGTTATCCACCTGTGAGCACCGTGGCTATGTTCAGTACGCACAAAACGCTCACAAACAGGGAGGTACTATCTGAACTTGGCCGATGAGAAATGCTTGcttttttttgttttctgttgcaaaacgtttttccACGGTGTGCCGTAGTGAACGTGAGCCAGTTGTCAGCTGTTTCTCCTTTCTGTTCACACCCTCAGGCTCTGGACTACTGTCACAGTATGGGAATCATGCACAGAGACGTCAAGCCACACAACGTCATGATCGACCACGAACACAGAAAGGTACTGGCctatctctcccttttccctccctcccttctctactCTGATTGGCTAATGTACGTGTGGTCACAGAGACCAACTTATGGGCGGAGTATTGCCTGACAGTTTGCTGCTGTTGGGTTTAGTTGGTTCACAAAGCACTCATCTGTGATTGGTCCAATTGTGGCATACAAGAAATTTAGCCAATCGTTGACTAGCTTGTGAGTGTTTAACCACCACAGTAGAAAGCTCAACATGAATCTTTCCCCAATAGAGAACTACTCAGCACAACCCCTCTGAGGGGTCTAATGGGACCTTTTCATTCACTTGGTAGGATAATTCATGTTGCTTCCTGAGGTAAGACAAATTTCAGAGATAGCCTTTGGTTTATTTTTCTAATATGATATAAAACATTAATCATATTTATTTACTAAGGTTCGGTCCCCCATTGTGACTTGTAAACATTAGAAATCTCCTAAATTAATAGATAATTTATCTGATTCTGTATATACAAATGACAATTCATgcactccccacacacacacattttttgacAAAGTCCTGAGTGTGTTGATTTAAACCATCTATATGAATATTAGTCCTGGCCGTTGGATTCTAATAATGTTTTCAAACTAACTGGATTTCATCTTCTGTCTCCTAGCTTCGCCTTATAGACTGGGGTTTGGCAGAGTTCTACCACCCTGCTCAGGAGTACAACGTACGAGTGGCTTCCCGATACTTCAAGGGTCCAGAGCTGCTGGTCGACTACCAGGTCAGTCAGGCGTCGTGCCCCATTGAACACGGCCCTGTTTTGTCAGCTTTCTTCTAAAGACGATATACTGTATTCCTACTGCATGATCTGGGGAACAATCGACTGTCGTATAGCTATGGTTCTTGGTTTACTTTCGTCCTCAGAAGATTGAATTAGATGCATCTGTTCTGTACAATGTAGGGTTATGCCACATTTTATCCAGGAAATAAATCATGCAGTCAGAGCAGATGTCGTTTCACATCTGCCCAGAACACCGTCCCGAAAAAAACCCCACTCAAAATGTAAAAGGGataattttttttgttttattcaaAATTCACCTCAATAACCTACATCTAATTTAATTCTACTGTCGCCTTTTCCTTGActtattctgtggtctgatgttTTGACACCATTCCCTGTTGACTGTCCCTGTATAGATGTACGACTACAGTTTAGACATGTGGAGCTTGGGCTGCATGCTGGCCAGTATGATCTTCAGGAAGGAGCCTTTCTTCCACGGACACGACAACTACGACCAGGTGAGAGCTCAGTCATCCTATCAAATCAACCAAACTATACATCAATCAATTGTATTTGTTTATagatactttagtttatttagtaaatattttcttaactctgcattgttgttaagggcttgtaagtatttcactgtaaggtacacctgttgtattcggcgcatgtgacaaaatttgatttgattataacaTTACTTTATTGTCCAATGGCATGTCTGCTGATTTATCCCCTCTGATAGACAACTAGTAGTAGTGGTTCTGGTGATGTTCAGACAGCCGGGGCTGCCCTCCATTGTTTAATGCATGTCATGTCCCGTTTGTTTT
This window contains:
- the LOC112264337 gene encoding casein kinase II subunit alpha isoform X1, which gives rise to MSGPVTSRSRVYPDVNTQRPREYWDYESHVVEWGNQDDYQLVRKLGRGKYSEVFEAINITNNEKVVVKILKPVKKKKIKREIKILENLRGGPNIISLLDIVKDPVVSFINLPIIHAIMLLGTYHMTFWLPLSLKIQLNLSRTPALVFEHVNNTDFKQLYQTLSDYDIRFYMYEILKALDYCHSMGIMHRDVKPHNVMIDHEHRKLRLIDWGLAEFYHPAQEYNVRVASRYFKGPELLVDYQMYDYSLDMWSLGCMLASMIFRKEPFFHGHDNYDQLVRIAKVLGTEDLYDYIDKYNIELDPRFNDILGRHSRKRWERFVHSENQHLVSTEALDFLDKLLRYDHHARLTAREAMEHPYFYPIVKDQARMGSISGLSTGSTPVSSSSMMTGITSMSSSQPLANVAGSPVISSPSALATQVPAAGAQP
- the LOC112264337 gene encoding casein kinase II subunit alpha isoform X2, whose translation is MSGPVTSRSRVYPDVNTQRPREYWDYESHVVEWGNQDDYQLVRKLGRGKYSEVFEAINITNNEKVVVKILKPVKKKKIKREIKILENLRGGPNIISLLDIVKDPVSRTPALVFEHVNNTDFKQLYQTLSDYDIRFYMYEILKALDYCHSMGIMHRDVKPHNVMIDHEHRKLRLIDWGLAEFYHPAQEYNVRVASRYFKGPELLVDYQMYDYSLDMWSLGCMLASMIFRKEPFFHGHDNYDQLVRIAKVLGTEDLYDYIDKYNIELDPRFNDILGRHSRKRWERFVHSENQHLVSTEALDFLDKLLRYDHHARLTAREAMEHPYFYPIVKDQARMGSISGLSTGSTPVSSSSMMTGITSMSSSQPLANVAGSPVISSPSALATQVPAAGAQP